A genomic region of Nitrospirota bacterium contains the following coding sequences:
- a CDS encoding FixH family protein, with amino-acid sequence MVKRIAVMVVALLVAAGVAYAKDYEVKKKAGEYAVTVAIDRNPPVTGENNVTVTVKDAAGNAVTDAKVKVEYSMPAMPGMPPMNYKTDAALSGSVYKAKMNLSMAGPWNIIVKVARGGKTSSMKFSVDAR; translated from the coding sequence ATGGTGAAAAGAATCGCTGTCATGGTGGTGGCGCTGCTCGTGGCGGCAGGCGTCGCGTATGCGAAGGATTACGAAGTGAAAAAGAAGGCGGGGGAGTATGCCGTAACGGTGGCCATCGACAGGAACCCGCCCGTGACGGGCGAGAACAACGTAACCGTCACGGTAAAGGACGCCGCAGGGAACGCGGTCACCGACGCAAAAGTGAAGGTGGAATACTCGATGCCCGCCATGCCCGGGATGCCGCCCATGAATTACAAGACCGACGCCGCGTTGAGCGGCAGCGTCTACAAGGCGAAAATGAACCTCTCGATGGCAGGCCCGTGGAACATAATCGTCAAGGTCGCGCGCGGCGGGAAGACGTCATCGATGAAGTTCAGCGTGGACGCCCGGTAA